Proteins co-encoded in one Azospirillum brasilense genomic window:
- a CDS encoding ABC transporter substrate-binding protein → MRPVLIGLAAALLLMAGGPAAAWEAPPGKPQRIVSLNLCADELLLRLVGPERLASVTWLARDPRASTVAEPAARVPVNHGTAEEILPLNPDLIVAGRYTTRVAVGLLRRLDTPLLELDVPQSVAGVAEQIRGLARAVGEPERGEALVADLLSRLDALPPAAPGPRPTAVVLRPNGFVAGSGSLVDEILSRAGLENMADRLPLGSQGAMPLEAIILGGADVLIVDAAPDAPPSLAVALLHHPALKALNHRVRTLSLPTRLWTCPGPQIAEAAERLAAALEALP, encoded by the coding sequence GTGAGGCCCGTCCTTATCGGGCTGGCCGCCGCCCTCCTGCTGATGGCGGGAGGGCCGGCGGCGGCGTGGGAGGCACCGCCCGGCAAACCGCAGCGCATCGTCTCCCTGAATCTCTGCGCCGACGAGCTGCTGTTGCGGCTCGTCGGGCCGGAGCGCCTCGCGTCGGTGACGTGGCTGGCGCGCGATCCCCGCGCCTCCACGGTGGCAGAGCCGGCGGCGCGGGTGCCGGTCAACCACGGGACGGCGGAGGAAATCCTGCCGCTCAACCCCGACCTGATCGTCGCCGGGCGCTACACCACGCGGGTCGCGGTCGGGCTGCTGAGGCGGCTGGACACGCCGCTGCTGGAGCTGGATGTCCCGCAGAGCGTGGCGGGGGTGGCGGAGCAGATCCGCGGCCTCGCCCGCGCTGTCGGTGAGCCGGAACGGGGGGAGGCGCTGGTCGCCGACCTGCTCTCGCGCCTCGACGCCCTGCCCCCCGCCGCGCCGGGACCGCGCCCGACCGCGGTGGTCTTGCGGCCCAACGGCTTCGTCGCCGGGTCCGGGTCGCTGGTCGACGAAATCCTGAGCCGCGCCGGTTTGGAGAACATGGCCGACCGCCTGCCGCTGGGCAGCCAGGGCGCCATGCCGCTGGAGGCCATCATTCTGGGCGGCGCGGACGTGCTGATCGTCGACGCCGCACCCGACGCGCCGCCGTCGCTGGCCGTCGCCCTTCTGCACCACCCCGCCCTGAAGGCTCTGAACCACCGGGTCCGTACGCTGTCGCTGCCCACCCGCCTGTGGACCTGCCCCGGCCCGCAGATCGCCGAGGCCGCCGAGCGGCTGGCCGCCGCGCTGGAGGCGCTGCCATGA
- a CDS encoding FecCD family ABC transporter permease, producing MIRDSRIPYPALVAGLTLLALVLCAVSAAVGYVPFDLGAALSDWLAGRPTLAALVLAELRLPRALLGLLVGFSLGLTGAAMQGWLRNPLAEPGLVGVSSAAALGAVIVFYSGLSATLSLALPLGGMAGAAAAAVLLNLMAARGAGTTALVIGGIAINSLAGSLTALALNLAPNPYAALEIVFWLMGSLADRGTDQLWLVLPPMLAGWALCLSGARALDALTLGEDAARSLGFDLTGLRVRLIAGAALAVGSAVSVTGAVGFVGLVAPHLMRPLAGARPGRLLLLAGLAGACLTLAADIAVRLLPTRPELKLGVVTALIGAPFLIVLIARLRREEA from the coding sequence ATGATCCGGGACTCGCGCATACCCTACCCTGCCCTGGTCGCCGGGCTGACGCTCCTGGCGCTGGTGCTCTGCGCGGTGTCGGCGGCGGTCGGCTATGTGCCGTTCGACCTGGGCGCCGCTTTGTCCGACTGGCTCGCCGGGCGCCCCACCCTGGCCGCTCTGGTGCTGGCCGAGCTGCGCCTGCCGCGCGCTCTGCTCGGCCTGCTGGTCGGCTTCAGCCTGGGGCTGACCGGCGCGGCGATGCAGGGCTGGTTGCGCAATCCGCTGGCCGAACCGGGGCTGGTCGGCGTGTCGAGTGCCGCGGCGCTGGGCGCGGTGATCGTCTTCTACAGCGGCCTGTCCGCCACGCTGTCGCTCGCCCTGCCGCTGGGCGGCATGGCCGGGGCCGCCGCCGCCGCGGTGCTGCTGAACCTGATGGCGGCGCGGGGGGCCGGAACGACGGCGCTGGTCATCGGCGGCATCGCCATCAACAGCCTCGCCGGGTCGCTGACCGCGCTGGCCCTCAACCTCGCCCCCAACCCCTACGCGGCGCTGGAGATCGTGTTCTGGCTGATGGGGTCGCTGGCCGACCGCGGCACCGACCAGCTCTGGCTCGTCCTGCCGCCGATGCTGGCGGGCTGGGCGCTCTGCCTCTCCGGCGCCCGCGCGCTCGACGCGCTGACCCTGGGGGAGGACGCGGCGCGCAGCCTGGGCTTCGACCTCACCGGGCTGCGCGTCCGGCTGATCGCCGGGGCGGCGCTGGCGGTGGGCAGCGCGGTGTCGGTCACCGGCGCCGTGGGCTTCGTCGGGCTGGTGGCCCCGCACCTGATGCGCCCGCTGGCCGGAGCGCGGCCCGGTCGGCTGCTGCTGCTTGCGGGCCTCGCCGGGGCGTGCCTGACGCTCGCCGCCGACATCGCGGTCCGGCTGCTGCCGACGCGGCCGGAACTGAAGCTGGGCGTGGTCACCGCCCTGATCGGGGCACCCTTCCTGATCGTCCTGATCGCCCGGCTGCGGCGGGAGGAGGCGTGA
- a CDS encoding ABC transporter ATP-binding protein encodes MRIETHGLSAKAGGRTILTDVSLAIEPGAFTGLIGPNGAGKTTLLRLLAGLAEPAAGCVTFDGRSAAQTGRRALARGIAYLPQSGPVHWPLRAEALVLLGRLPHRGALGGITAADRAAVERALATADAAHLRDRIVGTLSGGERMRVLLARALATEAPVLLADEPVAALDPGHQLACMALLRDAARRGSGVVAVLHDLTLAARFCDRLILLSGGGVLADGPPGRVLTDAHLRAAYGIAVHRGEAGGEPFLLPWRALPSPIPDTETTR; translated from the coding sequence ATGCGCATCGAAACCCACGGCCTCTCGGCCAAAGCCGGCGGGCGCACCATCCTGACCGACGTCAGCCTCGCCATCGAGCCCGGCGCCTTCACCGGGCTGATCGGCCCGAACGGCGCCGGCAAGACCACCCTGCTGCGCCTCCTCGCCGGCCTCGCCGAGCCGGCGGCGGGCTGCGTCACCTTCGACGGGCGGTCCGCCGCGCAGACCGGGCGCCGGGCGCTTGCCCGCGGCATCGCCTATCTGCCGCAGAGCGGCCCGGTGCATTGGCCGCTGCGCGCCGAGGCGCTGGTCCTGCTGGGCCGCCTGCCCCACCGCGGCGCGCTGGGCGGGATCACCGCGGCGGACCGCGCGGCGGTGGAGCGGGCGCTCGCCACCGCCGACGCCGCGCACCTGCGCGACCGGATCGTCGGCACCCTGTCAGGGGGCGAGCGGATGCGCGTCCTGCTCGCCCGCGCGCTGGCGACCGAGGCGCCCGTGCTGCTGGCTGACGAGCCGGTCGCCGCGCTCGATCCCGGCCATCAACTGGCCTGCATGGCGCTGCTGCGCGACGCCGCCCGCCGGGGCAGCGGCGTGGTGGCGGTGCTGCACGACCTGACCCTGGCCGCCCGCTTCTGCGACCGGCTGATCCTGCTGTCGGGCGGCGGCGTGCTGGCCGACGGGCCGCCCGGCCGGGTGCTGACCGACGCCCATCTGCGCGCCGCCTACGGCATCGCCGTCCACCGGGGCGAGGCCGGCGGCGAACCCTTCCTGCTTCCCTGGCGCGCCCTGCCATCCCCGATTCCCGACACGGAGACGACCCGATGA